A region of Streptomyces halobius DNA encodes the following proteins:
- a CDS encoding ARPP-2 domain-containing protein: MSRLDLSGLSVRPAQVWGGVRLVPLVRAEPITDLRLHREVYADDESCGSGPSTVAADRHTSYIPHGFVANWTGDGSPAASYGSQLSDERGPVACAPLHLPRKMVQRRPKARTSDGGRSGLRFLPLHLALDGYLALHFGGPSVVWEEWTRRAVREGLSPRAETAYRGGQVRGLGDALRIFEIHPGQCGVLVYVADALAAAFVVPHPDDYRALHPSLLHDLYGELMYQFALYGGPVPEFTARISPEHITSLADLRSAAERCQREWELQHDGLMAGALLDASYDVRQVYRMGRFRLSRFLPPFALHRTQHIGETITDGRGRVAYLKTFRLSDKQVRRGHVLHRLAAHDWHIGATAAAMGISGQELMRRVRHLGFEGLLRVHR, translated from the coding sequence ATGAGCAGGCTGGATCTGAGCGGGCTGAGCGTCCGTCCGGCGCAGGTGTGGGGTGGCGTCCGCCTCGTCCCGCTGGTGCGCGCGGAGCCGATCACCGATCTGCGGCTGCATCGCGAGGTGTACGCGGATGACGAGAGCTGTGGCAGTGGCCCTTCGACCGTCGCGGCAGACCGGCACACCTCGTATATCCCGCACGGTTTTGTGGCGAACTGGACGGGTGACGGCTCGCCCGCCGCCTCGTACGGCTCGCAGTTGAGCGATGAGCGCGGTCCGGTGGCGTGCGCGCCGCTGCACCTCCCGCGCAAGATGGTCCAGCGGCGGCCGAAGGCCCGGACCTCCGACGGCGGGCGGTCGGGGCTGCGGTTCCTGCCGCTGCACCTCGCTCTGGACGGCTATCTGGCGCTGCACTTCGGCGGCCCGTCGGTCGTGTGGGAGGAGTGGACCAGGCGTGCCGTGCGCGAGGGCCTCTCGCCCCGCGCCGAGACGGCGTACCGGGGCGGCCAGGTGCGCGGGCTCGGCGACGCGCTGCGCATCTTCGAGATCCACCCCGGCCAGTGCGGGGTGCTGGTGTACGTCGCCGATGCCCTGGCCGCCGCGTTCGTGGTGCCGCATCCGGACGACTACCGGGCGCTGCACCCCTCCCTGCTCCACGACCTGTATGGCGAGTTGATGTACCAGTTCGCCCTGTACGGCGGGCCGGTGCCGGAGTTCACCGCGCGGATCTCGCCGGAGCACATCACCTCGCTCGCGGATCTGCGGTCCGCGGCCGAGCGGTGCCAACGGGAGTGGGAGCTACAGCACGACGGCCTGATGGCGGGCGCGCTGCTGGATGCCTCGTACGACGTACGGCAGGTGTACCGCATGGGGCGGTTCCGGCTGTCGCGTTTCCTGCCGCCGTTCGCGCTGCACCGTACCCAGCACATCGGCGAGACGATCACGGACGGGAGGGGACGGGTCGCCTACCTCAAGACGTTCCGGCTCTCCGACAAGCAGGTCCGGCGCGGCCATGTGCTGCACCGGCTCGCCGCACACGACTGGCATATCGGCGCCACCGCGGCGGCGATGGGCATCAGCGGCCAGGAGCTGATGCGACGGGTCCGCCATCTGGGATTCGAAGGGCTGCTGAGGGTACACCGCTGA